The following proteins are co-located in the Hydractinia symbiolongicarpus strain clone_291-10 chromosome 7, HSymV2.1, whole genome shotgun sequence genome:
- the LOC130648540 gene encoding epithelial membrane protein 2-like, whose protein sequence is MGRVTKYDVFLLSFIFASFASTMTSLCSRFWYVSDATKNIVTRSKHRGLWEICFHIRTIFSTIDCELILPTGKNIAARILILLTCLILVISVILTIIKVRKNTLKITTAIVIMLAVAALLMLIAMVTATFMPPETSSYGWGYILGWVGFAVTLSTALIGKIFQPRDVSSNDINCNL, encoded by the coding sequence ATGGGACGTGTGACAAAGTACgatgtttttttgttatcatTTATATTTGCAAGTTTTGCATCGACAATGACATCATTATGTAGTAGATTTTGGTATGTTTCGGACGCCACAAAGAATATCGTTACACGCTCTAAACATAGAGGATTATGGGAAATCTGTTTTCATATCAGGACGATTTTTTCAACAATTGATTGCGAATTGATACTCCCAACTGGTAAAAATATTGCAGCAAGAATTCTTATTCTTCTTACGTGCTTAATTTTGGTCATTAGCGTCATATTAACCATTATTAAAGTACGCAAAAACACCTTAAAGATAACAACCGCCATTGTTATAATGCTTGCTGTGGCTGCTTTATTAATGTTGATAGCGATGGTAACTGCTACTTTTATGCCACCCGAAACTAGTTCATATGGCTGGGGCTACATCCTTGGTTGGGTAGGTTTCGCTGTAACATTATCAACTGCATTAATTGGAAAGATTTTCCAGCCCAGAGACGTCAGTTCCAACGATATAAACTGCAACTTGTAA
- the LOC130648541 gene encoding protein NKG7-like, giving the protein MGSMTEYDVLSVSFIFASSTSTMASLCSNYWYVSKVHTTLHSGLWRTCSPVKTFHPTVTECRFVDSSSLNIFPRILIILTCLILLTSSILKIVNVSGKRIKIASIIPKILLVAALAMIVAMLLATFNRPLNMTNYGWSYLLGWVSVVLISIITVLDKMLHIREVSNAEM; this is encoded by the coding sequence ATGGGAAGCATGACAGAGTACGATGTCCTTTCTGTATCATTTATTTTTGCATCTTCTACATCAACAATGGCATCTCTATGTAGCAACTATTGGTACGTATCAAAAGTACATACAACTCTCCACAGTGGCTTATGGAGAACTTGTAGTCCAGTCAAAACGTTTCATCCTACTGTTACTGAATGTCGTTTCGTGGATTCGAGTAGCTTAAATATTTTTCCTAGGATACTTATCATCTTGACTTGTCTGATCTTACTCACAAGCTCCATCTTGAAAATTGTGAACGTTTCTGGAAAACGCATAAAGATCGCATCTATCATTCCCAAAATTCTTTTAGTTGCAGCTCTAGCAATGATAGTAGCTATGTTATTAGCTACCTTTAACCGACCTTTAAACATGACTAATTACGGTTGGAGTTATTTGCTTGGTTGGGTCAGCGTAGTGCTGATATCGATAATCACAGTGCTGGACAAAATGTTGCATATTAGGGAAGTTAGTAATgctgaaatgtaa